One genomic region from Sorangium aterium encodes:
- a CDS encoding ABC transporter permease — MKDWKLRLRQNQGLLVAVGLCILFYGLYSLSHPKGFSASLVGQNANESFVLVAAAMAQTIPVLTGGLDLSVGAVITLVNCVASHVLAGSALTMVLGILLCLAVGMAAGLLNGCLVVYGRLQPIIATLASGTIFLGVALFLRPTPGGQVDGDLAFAATFDLNELLQAAGAAPLDGALGFVGTIPSPAIWMALLALLWTYYRRTRYGLGAYAVGASQEAAYMSGVRIKRVKLAAYTLSGFFASVGGLYLALQTTSGNADIPQAGSYTLNSIASVVIGGTSLYGGIGGAIGSLFGALVLRSVAFNFRVFDEGSALGLLANPLYQPLFEGLILLAAVCLGALWVIRVKNRLQVFR; from the coding sequence ATGAAGGACTGGAAGCTCCGCCTGCGCCAGAACCAGGGCCTCCTCGTGGCCGTCGGTCTGTGCATCTTGTTCTACGGACTCTACTCGCTGTCGCATCCCAAGGGCTTCAGCGCGTCGCTGGTGGGGCAGAACGCCAACGAATCGTTCGTTCTGGTCGCGGCGGCCATGGCCCAGACGATCCCCGTGCTGACCGGCGGCCTGGATCTGTCCGTGGGCGCGGTGATCACCCTCGTCAACTGCGTGGCCTCACACGTCCTTGCCGGCAGCGCGCTCACGATGGTCCTGGGCATCCTGCTGTGTCTGGCCGTGGGCATGGCGGCGGGCCTTCTCAACGGCTGCCTGGTCGTCTATGGCCGCCTGCAACCGATCATCGCCACGCTGGCCTCGGGCACGATCTTCCTCGGCGTCGCGCTGTTCCTGAGGCCGACGCCCGGCGGCCAGGTCGACGGCGATCTGGCGTTCGCGGCCACCTTCGATCTCAACGAGCTGCTGCAGGCCGCGGGCGCCGCCCCCCTCGACGGTGCGCTGGGCTTCGTCGGCACGATCCCGTCGCCCGCGATCTGGATGGCGCTGCTCGCGCTGCTCTGGACCTATTACCGCCGCACCCGCTACGGCCTCGGCGCTTACGCCGTCGGCGCGTCGCAGGAGGCGGCGTACATGTCGGGCGTCCGCATCAAGCGCGTCAAGCTGGCCGCGTACACGCTGTCTGGGTTCTTCGCCAGCGTCGGCGGCCTCTACCTCGCGCTGCAGACGACGTCGGGCAACGCCGACATCCCACAGGCCGGCTCCTACACGCTGAACTCCATCGCCAGCGTCGTGATCGGGGGCACCTCGCTGTACGGGGGGATCGGCGGCGCCATCGGCTCGCTCTTCGGCGCGCTGGTGCTCCGCTCCGTCGCCTTCAACTTCCGCGTCTTCGACGAGGGCTCGGCGCTCGGCCTCCTCGCCAACCCGCTCTACCAGCCGCTGTTCGAGGGCCTCATCCTGCTCGCGGCCGTGTGCCTCGGCGCGCTCTGGGTCATCCGCGTGAAGAACCGGCTGCAGGTCTTCAGGTGA